In Actinopolyspora saharensis, the genomic window GAGGTCTCGATCGGGACCTCCTGCTCGCTGCTGCACGTCCCCCACGACGTCTCGGCCGAACGCGAGATCGACCCGCAGGTCAAGTCGTGGTTGGCCTTCGCCGAGCAGAAGGTCGAGGAGGTCGTGCTGCTCGACCGCGCGCTGCACGAGGGCCGTCACGTCGTTCGCGAGCAGCTCGACAGGGGGCGTGCCGCGGTCGAGGACCGCCGGGCCGCGGCCAGGTCGCGCGACGAGCGGGTGCGCTCGCGCACCTCGGAGCTGCGTCCCGAGCACGCGCGGCGTGGCGACCCCGCGAAGCGGCGTGCGGAGCAGCAGCGGGCGCTCGACCTGCCGCCGCTGCCGACCACCACGATCGGTTCCTTCCCGCAGACCTCCGAGGTGCGCGGGGCACGCGCGCGGTTCCACAACGGCCGGATCGACCGGGCCACCTACGAGTCCGCGATGACCGGCGAGATCCGCCGTGTGATCGACCTGCAGGAGGAGCTCGGGCTCGACGTGCTCGTGCACGGCGAACCCGAGCGCAACGACATGGTTCAGTACTTCGCCGAGCACTTGGAGGGCTTCGTCAGCACCGAGAACGGCTGGGTGCAGTCCTACGGTTCGCGGTGCGTGCGGCCGCCGATCCTGTTCGGCGACGTCTCGCGCCCCGAGCCGATCACCGTCGGGTGGACGGAGACGGCCCGCAGCATGACCGACAAACCGGTGAAGGGCATGCTCACCGGTCCCGTCACCATCCTCGCCTGGTCCTTCGTCCGGAACGACCAGCCGCTGGCCGAGACCGCGAACCAGGTGGCCATGGCCATCCGCGACGAGGTGGTCGACCTCGAGTCGGCTGGTGTCGGCGTGGTGCAGGTGGACGAACCCGCGCTGCGCGAGCTGCTGCCGTTGCGCTCCGAGCAGCACGCGCAGTACCTGGACTGGGCGGTGCGCTCCTTCCGGCTGGCCACCTCGGGGGTCAGCGACTCCACCCAGATCCACACCCACCTGTGCTACTCGGAGTTCGGTGAGGTCATCAACGCGATCGTGGACCTGGACGCGGACGTGACCAGCCTGGAGGCGGCGCGCTCCAGGATGGAGGTGCTGGACGACCTCAACTCGGTCGGTTTCGCCAACGGGGTGGGGCCGGGTGTCCACGACATCCACTCCCCGCGGGTCCCCGAGGTGGACGAGATCGAGAAGCTGCTGCACGCGGCGCTGGAGGCCGTCCCGGCCGAACGCCTCTGGGTCAACCCGGACTGCGGGCTCAAGACCCGCGGCTACGAGGAGGTGAAAGCGGCGCTGGGCAACGTGCGCACCGCTGCGCGGCGGGTGCGTGACTCGCTGAGCACCTGACTCCGCGCTCAACCGACCCCGTGCCCGCTCGATCTCACGAGCGGGCACGGGGATCGAGCGGAGGGTTGTGCTGATCACGTCGTCGGGGAGTTGGCATGATTGAGCGGATGAACTCCGAGTACGACCGAGTGGACGTTCGCGGTGCGGTCGGCTTCGTTCTGATCGCCTACATCCCGGCGTGGTTGCTGACCCTGCCGCTGTGGCTTTCCGGCGAGGGGCTGAACTCGACCTGGTACCCGCCCCTGTTGATCGCCATGATGTTCATGCCCAGCGTCGCCGCCCTGGTGACGAGCAGGTGGATCAGCCCGAGCAGGCGCGTGCTGCGCGAGATCGGCATCACCCACCCGCGCGGAGTGCGCGGGTGGTGGAAGTACGGCCTGCTCGGTTGGTTCGGCGCGCCGCTGGCGATGATGCTGACGCTGGTCGTCGGATGGGCGTTGACCGTCTACGACGCGCGCTGGCTGGACTTCACGGACCTGCCGGGACAGCTGCAGTTCGCCCTGACCGAGCAGACCCCGGACTCCGCGATCACCAGCCTGCTGCTCCTGCTGGTGAACGTGTTCGTGTTCGGGTGGCTCAACGTCGTTCCCGCCGCAGGCGAGGAACTGGGGTGGCGCGGTTACCTGAACAGGGCGCTGCTTCCGCTGGGACAGCCGGGGGCGTTCCTGGTCACCGGAGTGCTGTGGGGACTGTGGCACGCCCCGCTGCTGCTGCTCGGCTACAACTACCCCGCCGTGCCCAGCGTGGCCGCCTTCCTGCTGATGACCGTCTTCTGCGTGCTGGTCGGCACGCTGCTGGGCTGGCTGCGGCTGGCCTCCGGCAGCGTCTGGCCCGCCGCGATCGCGCACGGCTTCCTCAACGCCGCGGCGCTGCTGCCCACGGTGTTCAACGCACCGGGCGAGCCGGTCTCCAACGTCTCGGTGGGGCTGCTCGGCTGGACCGGCTGGATCGTGCTGGGACTGCTGATCCTGCTGCTGATCGCGCTGCAGAAGCTCCCGGTGCGACTTCCCGCGCGCGAGGTGGACGAGCCGGGGATCAGCCGTGGCGTTCCCCGCTTCCACCACCGCTGATCGAAGCGTTCCGCTCGCCCTTGCCGCAGGTGCTCGCTGGGCGGAACCTTCTCGCGGGCTCTCGCTGCGGCGCGGCCCGACATCGTGTAGGTGGCTACCCGATGTCGGGCCTTCCTCGCGAGAGCACCACGGGAGAGCCCGCGACGGTGCCGACTGCCGGGGTGGCGAGCCGCGGCCGCGCGAGCTTGCTCGGGTGGCGCGTCGAGGGGACCGTCAGTCGCCGCGCACCTTCGGCAGCTGCTTGACCGGCTTGCCCTCGTGGATCTTCTTCATCGCGGGGTAGAAGGTCCGGGCCGGGATCGTCCCGCCGTAGAGGTTGCCCGCCGAGTCCCCGCACTGGTACGGCGGGGCGCTGCCGTTGACGCAGATCCCCTCCGGACTACCGCCGGTGGAGTAGGTCATCACGGCCCCGGCCATCTGCGGGGTGGCCCCGACCAGCACCGCCGAGCGGTAGTTCTGGGTGGTTCCCGTCTTGGCCATCAGCGGGCGGTTCCACCCCGCTTCCTTGGCGGCCGCGTGCGAGGTGCCTCCCGGCTTGTGGTCGTCGCCCAGTCCCTGCGCCAGCCCGTGCGCGGTGTGCGGTGAGACCACCTGCTCGCAGGACTGCCCCTTGAGCCCGACCGGGTCACCGTTGCGATCGGTCATCGAGGTCACCGGAGTGGGCGGACACCACTTTCCGTCGCTGGCGATGGTGGCCATCACGTTGGACAGCTCCAGCACGCTCACCGAGTCCACGCCCAGCGTGAACGAGCCCTTGTCGTGCTGCTTGATCGCCTCCGCGTGGGTCGGCTCGCCTTCCTCCAGCGAGTAGCCGTTCTCGTCCACCTCGGTCATGCTGCGGCGCAGCCCGAGCTTGGTCGCCATGTCCACGGCGTTGTCCAGCCCGACCTTTTCCAGCAGCATCACGAACCCGGTGTTGGGCGAGGTCGCCAGCGCCTCCTGCAGGGTTCTGGAACCCGGACTCACGCCCTCGGCGTTGTGCACCGTCCACGCCTTCCCACCGCCGAACGCGTGGGTGGTGTACTCGGCGGGCACGGGGATCTCGTCGTACGGGCTCATGCCCTGCTGGATGGCGGCGGCCGCGGTGAAGATCTTGAACACCGATCCCGCACCCCAGGGTTGAACCTTGCTGACGATGTCGTAGGCCGTCTGCCCCTCGCTGGCGTCGTTGCCGAAGTCCTTGTTGGCCACCAGCGCGCGAACCTCGTGCTTGTCCTGGCCGGGCTCGACGATCGCCATCGGATTTGCCGCCTCGTCGGAGCGCTTCGGAATCTGCGCCTCTGCCGCCTTCTTGGCCGCCTTGGTCGCCTTCGGGTCCAGCGTGCTGCGGATGGTGTAGCCGCCCTGGTCCAGTTCCTTGTCGCTGAATCCCGCGCGGTTCAGGTAGTCGCGCAGGTAGGTGCAGAAGAAGCCGTTGGTGGCACTGCCCCCGGCGCCGATGCAGCTGCTCGGCGGACGGCCGAGCGGATCCAGCACCCCGAGCGGTTTCTTCTTGGCCCGCTCGGCGTCCTCCTCGGTGATGCGGATCCCGTTGTCCGGGCTGGCCATCCGGTCGATCACCATGTTGCGCCGGTGCTTGGCGTCCTCGGGGTTCACGTTCGGGTTGAGCGCTCCCGGGGCGTTGACCAGCGCGGCCAGCAGCGCCGACTGCGAAACGGTCAGCTTGTCCGGCGTGGTGCCGAAGTAGGTCTGCGCGGCGGCTCCCACCCCGAAGGTCTGGTTGCCGAAGGGCACCACGTTGAGGTAGGAGGTCAGGATCTCCTCCTTGGACATGGTGCGTTCCAGTTCCACCGCGAGTCGCGCCTCGCGCAGCTTGCGCGCGACGGTGGTCTCCTTCGCGTCGTGCCGCTCCATCTTGCTGTCCGCAGCCACGTGCACCAGGTAGTTCTTCACGTACTGCTGGGTCAGGGTGGAGGCGCCCTCCTCCACCGAGCCGCTGCTGACGTTGGTGGCGAGCGCGCGCATGGTGCCCTGCCAGTCGACACCGTTGTGCTCCCAGAACCGCTTGTCCTCGATCGCGGTGATCGCGGACTTCATGGTCTTCGAGATCTTGCCCGGGGGAGTGGGAATCCGGTAGTCGTCGTAGAAGTAGGCGATCGGATCGCCGTTCCTGTCCAACACCTTGGTGGTCAACGGCATTCGCGCCTTTTGGAGCGATTTGGACATTCGCGACATGGCCGAGGTGGTCTCGTTCACCGCCGCCCCGGCGCCGAGAGCCGCGGGCAGCATGAGGCTGGCCACCAGCACCCCGGCGAGTACGCAAAGTCCGAACAGTTTCAACAGCACGCCACCGCGCCGCACGCCAGCCCCAATCACGCTCGTGTACACGGAGCAGAGCATCGACATCGGGTTCCGGAACAAACCGCGCCCTCGAAACCGGCGAGGGCCGTGGAACCCACGAGGGATCGTGGCGCCGGGTCGGATCGGGCACCGTCCCGATTCCCCGTCGTCGCTCAGCCACTTTGATATCACATCCCCGCCCGCCACAACTCCGCTGTGCACCCGTTCACGAGCCCGTGCGCCGGAGGAACCACCGGAGCGGTGACGCGGCGGTGACCGAAATCACCTCGCAGCGGCGTGGAGCGGGGACGCGGAAAGATCGCTTCGCGGAACACGGTGGACGCACGCGCGGATACACTGAGCGAGTCAACACCGTCCGCAGCGGACCGGTTGGGCGGTCAACGACCGGTGCGCGCATCCAGTCGGAGGCAGCATGACCGACCCGTTCCTCGAATCCGTCGCAGCCGCGCTCGCCGGACAGGCGGCCGCGGCACTCGGCAGTGCCGGTTCGGCCGCGCTGACCAAGGTGCGCGAACTGCTGCGCGGAAAGTCCGAAGAGGACCCGGAAACCGCCGCGGCGTTGGAGGCGGCCGATGACCGCCCGGCCGATCACCCGAAGGTAGCCGCGCTGGCGCACCGCCTGGACCGGCTGGAGTCCGACGACGGCGAGTTCTCCGCGAAGCTGCGCGCGGAGGGCGCCCCGATCCACCAGGAACTGGCCGGCTCCGGAAACCACGCGGTCAACAACCAGTTCTCCGGAACGGCCAACAACGTCGTGCAGGGCAGTCAGTTCGGCAGGATCGAGTTCAACGGCTGACGCCCCGGACCCGCTCCGGGGGCGATCCTCGCACCGGTGTGCCCCGGACACGTCGTTCGGAGCGGTTGGTCCGCTGCGAAACCCACCGAGCGAACCGAGCCGACGCGAACCCTCAAACAAGAACTCCCGGTAAAGAGCTCACTCCACCCCAAGCGCTCTGAGCCTGCGCAACCGGCACCGCCGCGGGGCAACCGAGCCGCCACGAAACCCGGACGGGAACTCCCGAGCAGGGCACCACCCCAACGCGAACGCTGTGAGCCCACGCAACCAGCACCGCCGCGGGTTCTCTCGTGGTGCTCTCGCAAGGACGGCCCCGACGTTGTGTAGGTCGCTACCCGATGTCGGGGCACCCGCAGCGAGAGCCCGCGAGAGGTTCCGCCAGGCGACCCGCCAAGCAACCGGCCACGCCGACTCGGACACTCACTCACTGCGGGAGGCGTTGAGCTCTGCCAGATAGCGGTTGTACTCGGCGAGCTGGGGGTCCTCCTCCTCGGTCACCGGAGGGGCCGGAGGTGGGACCGGAGAGCGCCGTGGGCGGGAGCGCTCCGACGTGGAGGAGTCGGTCTCCTCGGGGGCCGCCGATTCCCCGACGGGCTCGGCTTCCTCGTGCGGCTCGGTGCCGTTGAGCGCTCGAACCACCTGGTACCACAGGAACAGGGCGAATCCGCCGAACAGCGGCCACTGCAGGGCGTAGCCGAGGTTCTGGAAGCTGCCGCCCGCCTCGTGGGCGCGCTCCCACTGCCACCAGCCCAACCAGCCAGCGGCCACGACCGCGGCCAGGAAAACCAGGTGCAGCAGCACCCAGCGCGGCGAAACCAGCCTGCCCTTCACACCCCCATTGTAGGACCGGGACGGGCTTCCGGCTCAGCCGCTCGGAAGCACCGGAGGTGGATCTCACCTCGCTGCTCGCCGCGGCCACCCCCCGCGAGCGGCGACGGCCGCGGGGAAGGCGAGGGCGACCAGCACGGCGCAGGTCACGAATCCCGCGGGATAACCGCTCGCGGCCACCACGGCCCCCAGCCCCACCGAGCCGACCCCGTTGCCCGCGTCGTAGGCGACGTTCCACGCGGTGCTGGCCGCTCCGGGGTCGGCGCGTTCGAACATCAGCACCAGCGCCGCGTTCTGCAGCCCGCCGAATCCCGCTCCCAGCGCCAGCGCACCGAGCACGGCGAGCCACCCGGCGCCAGCGCTGCCCAGCGCGAGCAGCGCCAGTCCGGCAGCGGCCAGCGACATCGCGGGCAGCGGTACGTGCCCGGAACCGAGGCGGTCCCCGAGGTGTCCCGCGACCCACCGGAACCCGACGGTCGCGATCCCGAAGGCGAGCAACCCGGCCGATCCCGTCGTCGCTCCCGTGGCCAGTGGCAGGAAGGCCACGAGACCTCCCGCGGCCACCGAGACCGGGGCCATCGCCAGCCAGGGCGCGGCGAGCCCGCGCAGCGGGAAGCCGCCTGCCGCCTCGCCCGCCGACTCCGGCCTCCCCGACTGCTCGTCGACCCCACCGATCCCCAGCGCGGCCACCGCGGTCACGACGGGCACCGCCGCCGCGATCCAGAACAGCGGGACGAAACCCAGCGTCTCGGCCAGCCAGACCCCGACCGGCAGCATCAACGCGTGGGGAGTTCCCACTGCCAGTCCGTAGAGTCCCGCGGCCCGCCCGCGGTGGTGCGCGGGCACCAGCTCGGCCACCAGCGCGCTGCCGGTCACGGTGAGCAGCCCGAAACCGATCCCGCGCAGCCCGGAGACGGCCAGCAGGCCGGGCAGTCGCGTGAACAGCCCGAACAGCGGCGCCCCCAGTCCCAGCAGCAGTGTTCCGCCCCCCAGCAGGACTCGCGGATCACAGCTGCGCAGCAACCAGGGCATGAGCAACTGCGTCAGCACCGTGACCAGCATGAAAACGCCGTTGGTCAACCCGGCGCCCGTCTCGTTCTCCCCCGCGCGCACCGCCCACAGCGGAACCACCGGCAACAGCAGCACGTACCCGGTGAAAGCTCCCAGGGTGACGATCAGCAGCATCCCGAACGAGCGCCCGTAGCCCGTCCGGGCCGCGCCCGGCGCCGGGGTGCTCAACGGTGCGTCTCCCCCGGGAAGCGGCGGTACTCCGCGAGCAGCTGCGTTTCGGCCGCGTCCAGGTACTCCTCGAGCCTGTTCGCCGCATCGAAGCGGTGACCCGCCCCCACCAGCTCGGCGATCCGGCGGTTGTTCTCCAGGTAGGGCTCGTGGAACTCCCGCAGCTCCGGCATCGCGTGGAAGGCCAGTCGCAGCTCGGCCAGCAGCTGGCGCACGGTCTCGTCCACCCGCGGGCTTCCGGCCAGGGCGGCCACGGCCTGGTGGAAGCGCATGTTCGCCGTTCCCACCTCGTGCCACTCGCAGCGGCGTGCCGCTCGCTCCCCCGCGTCGACGGCGCGCCCGAGGTCGGCGACCCGCTCGGGGGCGGGTTCCTCCGAGGTCCGCAGCGCACCGGTCTCGAGCAGTCGCCGGACGCGGTACAGGTCGACGACCTCGTCGACGGACAGCACCCGCACGAACACTCCCCGGTGGAACTCGTGCACCAGCAGCCGTTCGTGCACCAGCAGCCGGAACGCCTCGCGCAGCGTGTTGCGGGACACCGCGAGCGCGCGGCCCGCGCTCTCCTCGGACAGCCGGGTCCCCGGGGCGAGTCCCCCCTCGAGAACGCGCTGGCGCAGCAGGTCCGCCACTCGCTCGGCGGTGCTCGTGCGATCGAGCAGCTCCCGGTCGGAGGCGAGCAGCTCCACCCAGTCCTCGGCGGTGCCCATCGTGCCCCCAAGCGGATGTGGTGGTTCTTCCCGGTGCACCCGCCGCGTGCGCTTCCTGGCGACATCGACGGGTCGGGGGGAGTTTACCGGAGCGATCTCTTGACATGCAGCAAAATTGTTCAACAATTCACTTGTTCATCTGTAATCACTTTCGGGCAACGCGAGGATGGGAGCGCCGTGACCGAGGAGACCACGAGCCCGCCGAGAGCGGCGGCCAAGCGGGGGACGCTGCTCGGCGCGGTGTTCCTGATGGCGACCAGCGCCATCGGTCCGGGGTTCATCACCCAGACGACCGAGTTCACCGTGCGGCTCGGAGCCGCCTTCGCCTTCGCGATAGTGCTGTCGATCCTGCTGGACATCGCGGTGCAGCTCAACGTGTGGCGGGTCATCGGCGTATCGGGGACGCGCGCGCAGGACCTGGGCAACCGGGTGCTTCCCGGGCTCGGTTCGGTCATGGCCGTGCTGGTCGTGTTCGGCGGGCTGGTGTTCAACGTGGGCAACCTCGCCGGGGCCTCCCTCGGACTGGACGCGCTGCTCGGACTGAACGTGAAGATCGGCGGCGCCGTCTCGGCGCTGATCGCGCTCGGTGTCTTCGCGAGCAGGCGCGCGGGGGTCGCCATGGACCGCCTCGTGCTGGTGCTCGGCGTGCTGATGATCGCGCTGACCGGATACGTGGCCGTTTCCTCCTCCCCGCCCGTCGGGGAGGCGCTGCGGCAGACGGTGCTGCCGCAGCGGATCGACTTCCTGTCGATCACCACGCTGCTCGGTGGCACGGTCGGCGGTTACATCACCTACGCCGGAGCGCACCGGCTGGTCGACGCCGGGATCAGCGGCCCCGAGCACGTCGGGGAGATAACGCGCAGCTCGGTCACCTCGCTGCTGGTCACGGGCGTGATGCGCATCGTGCTGTTCCTGGCGCTGCTCGGCGTGGTCGCCGGAGGGGCCACGCTCACGAGCGGCAACCCCACCGCGGAGGCCTTCGGGCACGCCGCCGGAGCCGTGGGCACGCGCCTGTTCGGGGTGATCCTCTGGTCCGCCGGGATCACCTCCGTGATCGGCGCCGCCTACACCTCGATATCGTTCCTGTCCACGCTGTCCCCCGCCCTGGAGCGGGGCCGCTCCTGGCTGGTGGCGGGATTCATCGCGCTGTCCACGGTGGTGTTCCTGGTGCTGGAGCAGGCACCGGCCACGCTGCTCGTGCTGGCCGGGGCTCTCAACGGGCTGATCCTGCCGGTCGGTTTCGGGGTACTGCTGTGGGTGGCGGCCCGACGCCGGGACCTGCTCGGCGGCCACCGGCACCCGCGCTGGTTGCTGACGATCGGCGTGCTCGCGTGGCTGCTGACGTTGTACCTCGGGCTCAGTTCCCTCAGAGGTATGGCGGCCCTCTGGAGTTGACGGCTCGCGGCGGAGCGGAGCTCCGCGCGGGTGGGCCGTTCCGGCACGTGAGCCGCTCGGGCCGGACCCCGGCACCGAGATAGGGCCCTCGCCGGAACGCCCGAGGAGCGCCCCGGAGAGCGAAGGACGAACGAGAACCCGGTCAGCCGGGCGGAATCCCGTTGAAAGGATCTCGGTCATGGATCTCAACGCCGACCTCGCCGAAAGCTTCGGCCGCTGGGAACTGGGCGACGACGAAGCGCTGCTGCGCATCGTCACGAGCGCGAACGTGGCGTGCGGGTTCCACGCCGGCGACCCGGGGGTGATCCGGCGGGCGTGCGCGTGGGCGGCCCGGGAAGGAGTCGCGATCGGTGCCCAGGTGGGCTACCGGGACCTGCTGGGGTTCGGGCGGCGCTTCGTCGACATGGCGCCCGCCGAGCTCACCGACGAGGTCCTCTACCAGATCGGCGCCCTGGAGGCGCTCGCCGGAGCGGAGGGGGCCGAGGTCTCCTACGTGAAACCGCACGGCGCGCTCTACAACGCGATCGTGAGTCACCGCGAGCAGGCCTCCGCCGTGGTCGAGGCAGTGCACAGCTACGGCCGGGACCTCGCTGCACTGGGACTTCCCGGTTCGCTGTGGCTGCGGCTGGCCGAGGAGCGCGGACTGCGCACCTTCCGGGAGGCCTTCGCCGACCGCGCCTACACCCCCGAGGGCACGCTGGTGCCCCGCAGCGAGCCGAACGCGGTGCTGACCGACCCGGAGGCCATCGCCGCGCGCTGCCTGCGGCTGGCGCGTGCGGAACCGATCGAGGCCGTCGACGGCAGCGAGCTGGAGGTCGCGGCCGACTCGATCTGCCTGCACGGTGACACCCCGGAGGCCGTGACCATCGCGCGAGCGGTGCGGGACCGACTGGTCGCGGCAGGCACCACCCCCACGCCGATGATCCGGAGGTGACCCCGTGCGCGTCCTCCCCCTCGCCGACGCGGGACTGCTGGTCGAACTGGACGACCTGGAAAGCGTGCACGCGCTCTACTCCGCGTTGTCCCGCTCCAGCCTTCCCGGGGTGACCGATCTCGTTCCCGCGGCGCGAACCCTGCTGCTGCAACTGGATCCGCGGCACGCCGACCCGGCCGAGCTCGAACGCGTGGTGCGCGAGACCCGCCCCGATCCGGGAGGGATTCCCGAGAAGGAGCTGGTGCGGGTTCCGGTCGTCTACGACGGGGCCGACCTGGGAGAGGTGGCCGAGCTGACCGGACTGAGCGAACGCGAGGTGGTCTCCGAGCACACCGGCACCGACTGGACGGTGGCCTTCGGGGGGTTCGC contains:
- the metE gene encoding 5-methyltetrahydropteroyltriglutamate--homocysteine S-methyltransferase; the protein is MTSQIGSTVLGYPRIGPRRELKRALESYWSGETDRARLRETAGQLRARTWRRLHEAGLGSVPSNTFSYYDQVLDTAVTLGAVPERYRDLGRDPLDTYFAMARGAESTPPLEMTKWFDTNYHYLVPEIGPDTRFGLSDRTPVERFREARELGITTRPVLIGPLTFLLLAKSTAEAPASFSPADRLDDLLPVYAELLEELHRAGAEWVQLDEPAFAADRSSAELDRLRTAYARLGGLSTRPKLFVPTYFGDPGESLGVLASAPIEAVGVDLVAGSTTPDVLSGLTGLRNKTLVAGLVDGRNIWRCDLDEALSTAATLLGVAGEVSIGTSCSLLHVPHDVSAEREIDPQVKSWLAFAEQKVEEVVLLDRALHEGRHVVREQLDRGRAAVEDRRAAARSRDERVRSRTSELRPEHARRGDPAKRRAEQQRALDLPPLPTTTIGSFPQTSEVRGARARFHNGRIDRATYESAMTGEIRRVIDLQEELGLDVLVHGEPERNDMVQYFAEHLEGFVSTENGWVQSYGSRCVRPPILFGDVSRPEPITVGWTETARSMTDKPVKGMLTGPVTILAWSFVRNDQPLAETANQVAMAIRDEVVDLESAGVGVVQVDEPALRELLPLRSEQHAQYLDWAVRSFRLATSGVSDSTQIHTHLCYSEFGEVINAIVDLDADVTSLEAARSRMEVLDDLNSVGFANGVGPGVHDIHSPRVPEVDEIEKLLHAALEAVPAERLWVNPDCGLKTRGYEEVKAALGNVRTAARRVRDSLST
- a CDS encoding CPBP family intramembrane glutamic endopeptidase; translated protein: MIERMNSEYDRVDVRGAVGFVLIAYIPAWLLTLPLWLSGEGLNSTWYPPLLIAMMFMPSVAALVTSRWISPSRRVLREIGITHPRGVRGWWKYGLLGWFGAPLAMMLTLVVGWALTVYDARWLDFTDLPGQLQFALTEQTPDSAITSLLLLLVNVFVFGWLNVVPAAGEELGWRGYLNRALLPLGQPGAFLVTGVLWGLWHAPLLLLGYNYPAVPSVAAFLLMTVFCVLVGTLLGWLRLASGSVWPAAIAHGFLNAAALLPTVFNAPGEPVSNVSVGLLGWTGWIVLGLLILLLIALQKLPVRLPAREVDEPGISRGVPRFHHR
- a CDS encoding transglycosylase domain-containing protein produces the protein MLLKLFGLCVLAGVLVASLMLPAALGAGAAVNETTSAMSRMSKSLQKARMPLTTKVLDRNGDPIAYFYDDYRIPTPPGKISKTMKSAITAIEDKRFWEHNGVDWQGTMRALATNVSSGSVEEGASTLTQQYVKNYLVHVAADSKMERHDAKETTVARKLREARLAVELERTMSKEEILTSYLNVVPFGNQTFGVGAAAQTYFGTTPDKLTVSQSALLAALVNAPGALNPNVNPEDAKHRRNMVIDRMASPDNGIRITEEDAERAKKKPLGVLDPLGRPPSSCIGAGGSATNGFFCTYLRDYLNRAGFSDKELDQGGYTIRSTLDPKATKAAKKAAEAQIPKRSDEAANPMAIVEPGQDKHEVRALVANKDFGNDASEGQTAYDIVSKVQPWGAGSVFKIFTAAAAIQQGMSPYDEIPVPAEYTTHAFGGGKAWTVHNAEGVSPGSRTLQEALATSPNTGFVMLLEKVGLDNAVDMATKLGLRRSMTEVDENGYSLEEGEPTHAEAIKQHDKGSFTLGVDSVSVLELSNVMATIASDGKWCPPTPVTSMTDRNGDPVGLKGQSCEQVVSPHTAHGLAQGLGDDHKPGGTSHAAAKEAGWNRPLMAKTGTTQNYRSAVLVGATPQMAGAVMTYSTGGSPEGICVNGSAPPYQCGDSAGNLYGGTIPARTFYPAMKKIHEGKPVKQLPKVRGD
- a CDS encoding MFS transporter gives rise to the protein MSTPAPGAARTGYGRSFGMLLIVTLGAFTGYVLLLPVVPLWAVRAGENETGAGLTNGVFMLVTVLTQLLMPWLLRSCDPRVLLGGGTLLLGLGAPLFGLFTRLPGLLAVSGLRGIGFGLLTVTGSALVAELVPAHHRGRAAGLYGLAVGTPHALMLPVGVWLAETLGFVPLFWIAAAVPVVTAVAALGIGGVDEQSGRPESAGEAAGGFPLRGLAAPWLAMAPVSVAAGGLVAFLPLATGATTGSAGLLAFGIATVGFRWVAGHLGDRLGSGHVPLPAMSLAAAGLALLALGSAGAGWLAVLGALALGAGFGGLQNAALVLMFERADPGAASTAWNVAYDAGNGVGSVGLGAVVAASGYPAGFVTCAVLVALAFPAAVAARGGWPRRAAR
- a CDS encoding GntR family transcriptional regulator; protein product: MGTAEDWVELLASDRELLDRTSTAERVADLLRQRVLEGGLAPGTRLSEESAGRALAVSRNTLREAFRLLVHERLLVHEFHRGVFVRVLSVDEVVDLYRVRRLLETGALRTSEEPAPERVADLGRAVDAGERAARRCEWHEVGTANMRFHQAVAALAGSPRVDETVRQLLAELRLAFHAMPELREFHEPYLENNRRIAELVGAGHRFDAANRLEEYLDAAETQLLAEYRRFPGETHR
- a CDS encoding NRAMP family divalent metal transporter, which gives rise to MTEETTSPPRAAAKRGTLLGAVFLMATSAIGPGFITQTTEFTVRLGAAFAFAIVLSILLDIAVQLNVWRVIGVSGTRAQDLGNRVLPGLGSVMAVLVVFGGLVFNVGNLAGASLGLDALLGLNVKIGGAVSALIALGVFASRRAGVAMDRLVLVLGVLMIALTGYVAVSSSPPVGEALRQTVLPQRIDFLSITTLLGGTVGGYITYAGAHRLVDAGISGPEHVGEITRSSVTSLLVTGVMRIVLFLALLGVVAGGATLTSGNPTAEAFGHAAGAVGTRLFGVILWSAGITSVIGAAYTSISFLSTLSPALERGRSWLVAGFIALSTVVFLVLEQAPATLLVLAGALNGLILPVGFGVLLWVAARRRDLLGGHRHPRWLLTIGVLAWLLTLYLGLSSLRGMAALWS
- a CDS encoding LamB/YcsF family protein, whose protein sequence is MDLNADLAESFGRWELGDDEALLRIVTSANVACGFHAGDPGVIRRACAWAAREGVAIGAQVGYRDLLGFGRRFVDMAPAELTDEVLYQIGALEALAGAEGAEVSYVKPHGALYNAIVSHREQASAVVEAVHSYGRDLAALGLPGSLWLRLAEERGLRTFREAFADRAYTPEGTLVPRSEPNAVLTDPEAIAARCLRLARAEPIEAVDGSELEVAADSICLHGDTPEAVTIARAVRDRLVAAGTTPTPMIRR
- a CDS encoding 5-oxoprolinase subunit B family protein, translating into MRVLPLADAGLLVELDDLESVHALYSALSRSSLPGVTDLVPAARTLLLQLDPRHADPAELERVVRETRPDPGGIPEKELVRVPVVYDGADLGEVAELTGLSEREVVSEHTGTDWTVAFGGFAPGFGYLAGGSPWLEVPRRSESRTRVPRGAVGLAGKFSGIYPRSSPGGWQLIGRTELEIWNTDRQPPALLRPGVRVRFEEAR